A single window of Crassostrea angulata isolate pt1a10 chromosome 8, ASM2561291v2, whole genome shotgun sequence DNA harbors:
- the LOC128160517 gene encoding short-chain collagen C4-like, with product MSGMVLLADFLLIYHIYSINVCEGCVESSKRFVLDGTPDSNSKMQMLEERIQELVTELGQVETQLRTQQQSLQSSIDHLTRTTQQQASTIGSLTSQLNNFKSGGGVFIRWGHHHCPDSDSEELYSGIAAGSHPSFTGGAADFLCLPGQNPDLKSPAYSGHAFIYGAEYGKSTFLGADGNDVPCAVCRSRSGTSSVMIPARKSCNSGWKRQYYGYLMTGDPSHPGSANFVCVDVNRETVLGGEHMYVDKMIYPVEAKCGALPCPPYGDGYFLYCVVCTK from the exons ATGTCGGGAATGGTCTTGTTAGCagattttttattgatataccACATTTACTCAATTAACGTGTGCGAGGGTTGTGTTGAGTCAAGCAAGAGATTTGTTCTTGATGGCACTCCGGACTCAAACTCAAAGATGCAGATGCTCGAAGAAAGAATACAGGAACTGGTCACCGAGCTTGGTCAGGTGGAAACTCAGCTTCGTACTCAGCAGCAGAGTCTCCAGTCTTCCATCGACCACCTGACAAGGACAACCCAGCAACAGGCGTCCACAATAGGTAGTCTGACGTCACAACTGAACAATTTCAAATCAG GTGGAGGAGTTTTCATCAGATGGGGACATCACCACTGCCCAGACAGCGATTCAGAAGAACTTTATTCCG GTATAGCTGCCGGTTCCCACCCAAGCTTCACTGGAGGAGCTGCAGATTTCCTATGTTTACCGGGTCAAAATCCAGATTTAAAAAGTCCAGCATACTCCGGCCATGCGTTTATCTACGGAGCTGAATACGGTAAGTCAACTTTCTTGGGAGCTGATGGGAACGACGTTCCTTGCGCCGTCTGTCGGTCTCGTTCTGGAACAAGTTCCGTGATGATTCCCGCCAGGAAATCTTGCAACTCAGGATGGAAGAGACAGTACTATGGCTATCTAATGACCGGCGATCCTTCTCATCCAGGATCAGCCAACTTTGTATGTGTAGATGTAAACAGGGAAACTGTGCTTGGAGGAGAACACATGTACGTCGACAAAATGATCTACCCAGTAGAAGCCAAATGTGGAGCACTTCCCTGTCCGCCTTATGGCGACGGATACTTTTTGTATTGTGTTGTATGCACTAAATAG
- the LOC128157783 gene encoding glycoprotein 3-alpha-L-fucosyltransferase A-like, translated as MKLFDYWQTISNLAIFCIIFVFLWSTQNDTDHKNYIYANSSQPEKIKSYQTHKQSYIYSNSSQPEKIKSNRTQKQSYIYSNSSQPMKTKSNRTQKQSYIKSNSSQPEKIKSNRTQKQSYINSNSSQLEKIKSNRTQIFFRIAWYEQNSEVLFGISKYDPTKCNIPNCLVEKNTSLADIIVLRHSYLPYHKTIEKPKGQMWVLHTNESPYHTFRPPKQWADKIDLSASYMETSDFFVPLYGRLLHNKTYPLQNYTGVLANKTKDAVWVSSHCSTPSKRENLVKELSKHLTVDKYGKCGTKKCGKQYDDYTKCKAIFEKDYKFFFAFENSICDDYTTEKLYSLYRDHSPIIPVINGPRDVNKYLPKGTFINSREFSSPEKLAEKLKEIGSDESKYIRYLQEKDKYFLPSDFVERAVYKFQCDLCKYLDGLNNGSLQRKPIAWRKLFDTSGLCIPGK; from the coding sequence ATGAAACTGTTTGACTATTGGCAGACTATATCTAATTTGgctattttttgtattattttcgtATTCCTATGGTCAACACAAAATGATACGGATCACAAAAACTACATATATGCGAACTCAAGCCAACCcgagaaaataaaatcttatcaAACTCACAAACAAAGTTACATATATTCGAACTCAAGCCAACCCgagaaaataaaatctaatcGAACCCAGAAACAAAGCTACATATATTCGAACTCAAGCCAACccatgaaaacaaaatctaatcGAACTCAGAAACAAAGCTACATAAAGTCGAACTCAAGCCAACCCgagaaaataaaatctaatcGAACTCAGAAACAAAGCTACATAAACTCGAACTCGAGCCAACTCgagaaaataaaatctaatcGAACTCAAATTTTTTTTCGCATTGCATGGTACGAGCAGAATTCTGAAGTTCTATTCGGTATATCGAAATATGATCCGACTAAATGCAACATTCCCAATTGTCTCGTAGAGAAAAACACTTCGTTGGCCGACATCATTGTATTACGTCACAGTTATCTCCCTTATCATAAAACCATCGAAAAACCTAAAGGACAAATGTGGGTATTGCATACTAACGAGAGCCCGTACCATACCTTTCGACCCCCCAAACAATGGGCCGATAAAATTGATTTATCTGCTTCCTACATGGAGACATCAGATTTCTTTGTGCCATTGTATGGAAGACTTTTGCATAATAAAACATACCCCTTACAGAATTATACCGGAGTTTTAGCCAATAAAACCAAAGATGCTGTGTGGGTGTCGAGTCACTGCAGCACACCATCTAAAAGAGAAAATCTGGTAAAAGAGCTAAGCAAACACCTTACGGTTGACAAATACGGAAAATGTGGAACGAAAAAGTGTGGCAAACAATATGACGATTACACAAAGTGCAAAGCAATATTTGAAAAGGACTACAAGTTTTTCTTTGCGTTTGAAAACTCCATTTGTGATGATTATACTACTGAAAAATTGTATTCACTTTATCGCGATCATTCACCCATAATTCCTGTCATAAACGGTCCGCGAGACGTTAATAAGTATCTCCCCAAAGGAACATTCATCAACAGTCGAGAATTCTCTTCACCAGAGAAATTGGCAgaaaaactaaaagaaattGGATCCGATGAATCTAAGTATATCCGTTATTTACAAGAAAAGGATAAATATTTCCTTCCCTCTGATTTCGTTGAAAGAGCAGTCTACAAGTTCCAGTGtgatttatgtaaatatttggaTGGACTAAACAATGGCAGTCTCCAAAGGAAGCCTATTGCTTGGAGGAAGCTTTTCGATACCAGTGGGCTGTGTATACCAGGAAAATGA